One window of the Lasioglossum baleicum chromosome 8, iyLasBale1, whole genome shotgun sequence genome contains the following:
- the Hr38 gene encoding hormone receptor-like in 38 isoform X5, producing the protein MLLLQTQSPFGCSTLADLLSASYTDPSDAGSLPEELDPFPELQLGNPQGVPSADESAQPQPPVHHQQPPQPPQTAAPLPEDVQADSLRYRCSTPLPSFQETYTAPRYTRQELQVLGIKMDDECYDSPVYPCATGHYPTEFSATIPYHDHQQQAQQPAAVHHHHHHHPHQPQQPPPPQQQHHHHHQGYFATETAPTPTTAVPSPANHRQDSPYGAAVSVPMVYGPPPAITGGATPVPPTELCPNVDNVVVGTSRSRRASLPTQRLESTSSSSTESPKARGGSGSGSSVSSLSPGSGTSNERAPPSPSQLCAVCGDTAACQHYGVRTCEGCKGFFKRTVQKGSKYVCLAEKACPVDKRRRNRCQFCRYQKCLKVGMVKEVVRTDSLKGRRGRLPSKPKSPQESPPSSPVSLIKALLRAHSDTMPASLDYSQYRILSPDDPPIDDAEKTQHFYNLLTPSIDVIRNFADKIPGFTDLLREDQELLFQSASLELFVLRLAHRTELEPTQLTFCNGVVLAIEQCQRIFDDWLHSILEFSKALHVLDVDTSAFACLCALTLVTERYGLKEPHRMEQLQMKIISSLRDHVTYNSEAQKKAHYLSRLLGKLPELRSLSVQGLQHIFYLKLLDLVPAPPLIQKMFVGSLPF; encoded by the exons ATGCTTCTTCTGCAGACACAG AGTCCTTTCGGATGTAGTACTCTGGCGGATCTGTTAAGCGCGTCGTACACTGACCCATCGGACGCGGGTAGCCTTCCCGAAGAGCTGGACCCGTTTCCAGAGCTGCAGCTCGGTAATCCTCAAGGAGTGCCATCAGCAGACGAATCAGCGCAGCCTCAGCCACCGGTGCACCATCAGCAACCGCCGCAGCCGCCTCAAACCGCGGCGCCGCTTCCAGAAGATGTCCAGGCGGACTCGCTTAGGTACCGATG CTCTACGCCCCTGCCGAGCTTCCAAGAGACTTACACGGCCCCACGATACACCAGACAAGAGCTTCAGGTCCTCGGCATAAAGATGGACGACGAGTGCTATGACAGTCCGGTATACCCCTGCGCCACCGGTCACTACCCCACCGAGTTTTCGGCGACAATCCCCTACCACGACCATCAGCAGCAAGCCCAGCAACCCGCCGCGGTCCACCAtcaccatcatcatcatccCCATCAACCGCAACAGCCGCCGCCTCCCCAACAGCAACACCATCACCATCATCAAGGCTATTTCGCTACAGAAACCGCACCCACACCGACAACTGCTGTCCCATCACCGGCGAACCATCGACAGGACTCGCCGTATGGGGCTGCTGTCAGCGTACCCATGGTGTATGGACCTCCTCCAGCCATCACTGGAGGAGCCACCCCCGTTCCTCCCACAGAACTGTGCCCAAACGTTGACAACGTCGTCGTCGGCACTTCCCGGTCAAGGAGGGCGTCGCTACCCACGCAGAGGCTAGAGTCCACGAG TAGCAGCAGCACAGAGTCGCCGAAAGCGCGTGGCGGAAGCGGATCCGGAAGTTCCGTGAGTTCTCTCTCGCCCGGAAGCGGAACCAGCAACGAGAGAGCACCGCCAAGTCCCAGTCAATTGTGTGCTGTCTGTGGTGACACGGCAGCGTGTCAGCACTATGGTGTGCGCACCTGTGAAGGCTGCAAGGGATTCTTCAAGAGGACCGTGCAGAAAGGCTCGAAGTACGTCTGCTTGGCGGAGAAAGCCTGTCCCGTTGACAAACGCCGGCGGAACCGCTGTCAATTCTGCCGCTACCAGAAGTGCTTGAAGGTTGGCATggtgaaggag GTGGTCAGGACGGACTCGCTGAAGGGTCGGCGGGGTAGATTACCCTCGAAGCCGAAATCTCCTCAGGAATCTCCTCCTAGTTCTCCGGTGTCGTTGATCAAGGCTCTCCTGCGGGCGCATTCGGACACTATGCCGGCCAGTTTAGACTACTCTCAGTACCGGATTCTGAGCCCGGACGATCCACCGATCGACGACGCGGAGAAGACGCAACACTTCTACAATCTCCTCACCCCGTCCATCGACGTGATCCGAAACTTCGCCGACAAGATACCGGGCTTCACGGATCTGTTGCGAGAGGACCAG GAGCTGCTTTTCCAATCGGCCAGTCTGGAGCTCTTTGTTCTGAGATTGGCGCATCGCACAGAACTGGAACCCACCCAGctgacgttctgcaacggtgtTGTCCTGGCGATTGAACAGTGTCAGCGTATCTTTGACGACTGGCTGCATAGCATATTGGAGTTCTCCAAGGCTCTCCACGTGTTAGATGTTGACACCAGCGCGTTCGCCTGTCTGTGCGCCCTCACCCTCGTTACCG AGAGGTACGGCCTGAAGGAGCCTCACCGCATGGAGCAGTTGCAGATGAAGATCATCTCCTCCCTGCGGGACCACGTCACCTACAATTCCGAGGCGCAGAAGAAAGCGCACTATCTCTCCCGACTACTAGGCAAGCTACCGGAGCTGAGGAGTCTGTCGGTTCAAGGTCTTCAGCACATATTTTACCTGAAGCTGTTGGACCTGGTCCCGGCGCCGCCTCTGATCCAGAAGATGTTTGTCGGCAGTCTGCCGTTCTAA
- the Hr38 gene encoding hormone receptor-like in 38 isoform X4, producing MRVPRAEVFGLLDGALTSEDVRKASSSPTTTHTGQLHSPNGDSDNSNGSQRAVAVTRNDVDQQQQPHRQRPQRPLTATVPVLACTNHSSPTTTTTAFTSSMLLLQTQSPFGCSTLADLLSASYTDPSDAGSLPEELDPFPELQLGNPQGVPSADESAQPQPPVHHQQPPQPPQTAAPLPEDVQADSLRYRCSTPLPSFQETYTAPRYTRQELQVLGIKMDDECYDSPVYPCATGHYPTEFSATIPYHDHQQQAQQPAAVHHHHHHHPHQPQQPPPPQQQHHHHHQGYFATETAPTPTTAVPSPANHRQDSPYGAAVSVPMVYGPPPAITGGATPVPPTELCPNVDNVVVGTSRSRRASLPTQRLESTSSSSTESPKARGGSGSGSSVSSLSPGSGTSNERAPPSPSQLCAVCGDTAACQHYGVRTCEGCKGFFKRTVQKGSKYVCLAEKACPVDKRRRNRCQFCRYQKCLKVGMVKEVVRTDSLKGRRGRLPSKPKSPQESPPSSPVSLIKALLRAHSDTMPASLDYSQYRILSPDDPPIDDAEKTQHFYNLLTPSIDVIRNFADKIPGFTDLLREDQELLFQSASLELFVLRLAHRTELEPTQLTFCNGVVLAIEQCQRIFDDWLHSILEFSKALHVLDVDTSAFACLCALTLVTERYGLKEPHRMEQLQMKIISSLRDHVTYNSEAQKKAHYLSRLLGKLPELRSLSVQGLQHIFYLKLLDLVPAPPLIQKMFVGSLPF from the exons GGCAGCTACATTCGCCGAACGGCGACAGCGACAACAGCAACGGTAGCCAGCGTGCGGTTGCTGTTACGAGGAACGACGTAGACCAGCAGCAACAGCCGCATCGCCAGCGGCCGCAAAGGCCCCTGACAGCTACCGTTCCAGTTCTCGCTTGCACGAATCACTCTTCTCCGACCACCACAACCACCGCCTTCACGTCAAGTATGCTTCTTCTGCAGACACAG AGTCCTTTCGGATGTAGTACTCTGGCGGATCTGTTAAGCGCGTCGTACACTGACCCATCGGACGCGGGTAGCCTTCCCGAAGAGCTGGACCCGTTTCCAGAGCTGCAGCTCGGTAATCCTCAAGGAGTGCCATCAGCAGACGAATCAGCGCAGCCTCAGCCACCGGTGCACCATCAGCAACCGCCGCAGCCGCCTCAAACCGCGGCGCCGCTTCCAGAAGATGTCCAGGCGGACTCGCTTAGGTACCGATG CTCTACGCCCCTGCCGAGCTTCCAAGAGACTTACACGGCCCCACGATACACCAGACAAGAGCTTCAGGTCCTCGGCATAAAGATGGACGACGAGTGCTATGACAGTCCGGTATACCCCTGCGCCACCGGTCACTACCCCACCGAGTTTTCGGCGACAATCCCCTACCACGACCATCAGCAGCAAGCCCAGCAACCCGCCGCGGTCCACCAtcaccatcatcatcatccCCATCAACCGCAACAGCCGCCGCCTCCCCAACAGCAACACCATCACCATCATCAAGGCTATTTCGCTACAGAAACCGCACCCACACCGACAACTGCTGTCCCATCACCGGCGAACCATCGACAGGACTCGCCGTATGGGGCTGCTGTCAGCGTACCCATGGTGTATGGACCTCCTCCAGCCATCACTGGAGGAGCCACCCCCGTTCCTCCCACAGAACTGTGCCCAAACGTTGACAACGTCGTCGTCGGCACTTCCCGGTCAAGGAGGGCGTCGCTACCCACGCAGAGGCTAGAGTCCACGAG TAGCAGCAGCACAGAGTCGCCGAAAGCGCGTGGCGGAAGCGGATCCGGAAGTTCCGTGAGTTCTCTCTCGCCCGGAAGCGGAACCAGCAACGAGAGAGCACCGCCAAGTCCCAGTCAATTGTGTGCTGTCTGTGGTGACACGGCAGCGTGTCAGCACTATGGTGTGCGCACCTGTGAAGGCTGCAAGGGATTCTTCAAGAGGACCGTGCAGAAAGGCTCGAAGTACGTCTGCTTGGCGGAGAAAGCCTGTCCCGTTGACAAACGCCGGCGGAACCGCTGTCAATTCTGCCGCTACCAGAAGTGCTTGAAGGTTGGCATggtgaaggag GTGGTCAGGACGGACTCGCTGAAGGGTCGGCGGGGTAGATTACCCTCGAAGCCGAAATCTCCTCAGGAATCTCCTCCTAGTTCTCCGGTGTCGTTGATCAAGGCTCTCCTGCGGGCGCATTCGGACACTATGCCGGCCAGTTTAGACTACTCTCAGTACCGGATTCTGAGCCCGGACGATCCACCGATCGACGACGCGGAGAAGACGCAACACTTCTACAATCTCCTCACCCCGTCCATCGACGTGATCCGAAACTTCGCCGACAAGATACCGGGCTTCACGGATCTGTTGCGAGAGGACCAG GAGCTGCTTTTCCAATCGGCCAGTCTGGAGCTCTTTGTTCTGAGATTGGCGCATCGCACAGAACTGGAACCCACCCAGctgacgttctgcaacggtgtTGTCCTGGCGATTGAACAGTGTCAGCGTATCTTTGACGACTGGCTGCATAGCATATTGGAGTTCTCCAAGGCTCTCCACGTGTTAGATGTTGACACCAGCGCGTTCGCCTGTCTGTGCGCCCTCACCCTCGTTACCG AGAGGTACGGCCTGAAGGAGCCTCACCGCATGGAGCAGTTGCAGATGAAGATCATCTCCTCCCTGCGGGACCACGTCACCTACAATTCCGAGGCGCAGAAGAAAGCGCACTATCTCTCCCGACTACTAGGCAAGCTACCGGAGCTGAGGAGTCTGTCGGTTCAAGGTCTTCAGCACATATTTTACCTGAAGCTGTTGGACCTGGTCCCGGCGCCGCCTCTGATCCAGAAGATGTTTGTCGGCAGTCTGCCGTTCTAA